Proteins found in one Nitrosopumilus maritimus SCM1 genomic segment:
- a CDS encoding [LysW]-aminoadipate/[LysW]-glutamate kinase, whose protein sequence is MITIKIGGSVVDDLHPSTIADIKKIAESEGVILVHGGGKEVTKVCEQLGKEPKFVTSPSGIKSRYTDKETAEIFTMVMSGRINKTIVQMLQKNGINAIGLSGVDAKVIEADRKKKLLIVNEKGRKQAIDGGYTGKIREVNASFIKSLLDQGLTPVISPIAISEESEFLNVDGDRAAAYVAGKVGSDKVLFITNVDGLLMDDKVVPKLTLAEAKEIRPKIGPGMEKKILASTEALDMGVTTALIANGQKENPISSAISHDNCTVIEHE, encoded by the coding sequence ATGATTACTATCAAAATTGGTGGAAGTGTAGTAGATGATTTACATCCATCAACTATTGCAGACATCAAAAAAATTGCAGAATCAGAAGGAGTAATTCTAGTTCATGGTGGAGGTAAAGAAGTTACCAAAGTTTGTGAACAACTTGGAAAAGAACCAAAGTTTGTAACATCTCCTAGTGGAATCAAAAGTAGATACACAGACAAAGAGACTGCAGAAATTTTCACAATGGTAATGTCTGGCAGAATCAACAAAACAATTGTTCAAATGCTTCAAAAAAACGGCATCAATGCAATTGGACTATCAGGAGTTGATGCCAAAGTCATAGAAGCAGACAGAAAAAAGAAACTCCTAATCGTAAATGAAAAAGGACGAAAACAAGCTATTGATGGCGGTTATACTGGAAAAATCAGAGAAGTTAATGCTAGTTTCATAAAATCACTCCTAGACCAAGGTCTCACGCCTGTAATTTCACCTATTGCAATAAGCGAAGAGTCTGAATTTCTCAATGTAGATGGAGACAGAGCAGCAGCATATGTTGCAGGAAAGGTTGGAAGTGATAAAGTATTATTCATCACAAATGTTGATGGTCTGTTAATGGATGACAAAGTTGTTCCAAAACTAACACTAGCAGAAGCAAAAGAAATTAGACCAAAAATTGGACCAGGAATGGAAAAGAAGATTTTAGCATCAACTGAGGCCCTAGACATGGGAGTTACAACAGCATTAATTGCAAATGGTCAAAAAGAAAATCCAATTTCATCAGCCATTTCACATGATAATTGTACGGTGATTGAACATGAGTGA
- a CDS encoding aspartate aminotransferase family protein — protein sequence MSEDQHMGNLYQRFPVTVEKGKGAHVWDVDGKEYIDCMGGYGVALVGHQNQRVNNAIKEQVDKIITVHSSLYNKTREEFLKTLIGLAPKGLTQVHLNNSGAEAIEAAIKFARKFTGKKGMVAMKGSYHGKSFGALSITFNPKYKKAFAPLVDKVSFASYGDIESLKEAIDDDTAFVILEPIQGESGIIVAPDGFLQDVRKLCDEKGILLIFDEIQAGLGRTGRLWACDHWNTAPDILCLAKGIAGGVPMGATLVRPDILASMSKGEHSSTFGGNPISCAAGVAALKSITEDGLIENSEKMGKIFREGLEKLKENHTMIREIRGKGLMIGVEMKFEVRDILMGLIREGVLMLYSGRNILRILPPLVITEEDVTKVLHALDVILTEEEKKRNVQG from the coding sequence ATGAGTGAAGACCAGCATATGGGCAATCTCTATCAGAGATTTCCAGTTACAGTAGAGAAAGGCAAAGGAGCTCATGTATGGGATGTTGATGGAAAAGAATACATCGATTGTATGGGAGGATACGGAGTAGCTCTAGTAGGACATCAAAATCAAAGAGTCAATAATGCAATCAAAGAACAAGTTGACAAAATTATAACAGTACACAGTTCACTTTACAATAAAACAAGAGAAGAGTTTTTGAAAACATTAATTGGTTTAGCTCCTAAAGGATTAACACAAGTTCATCTTAACAACAGTGGTGCAGAAGCAATTGAAGCTGCAATAAAGTTTGCAAGAAAGTTTACTGGTAAAAAAGGAATGGTTGCAATGAAAGGTTCCTATCACGGAAAATCATTTGGAGCATTATCAATTACATTTAATCCAAAATACAAAAAGGCATTTGCTCCACTTGTAGACAAAGTTTCATTTGCATCATATGGGGATATTGAATCATTAAAAGAAGCAATAGATGATGACACTGCATTTGTAATTTTAGAACCAATTCAAGGAGAAAGTGGTATTATTGTTGCGCCCGATGGATTCTTGCAAGACGTAAGAAAGCTTTGCGATGAGAAAGGAATTCTGTTAATCTTTGACGAAATACAAGCAGGTTTAGGAAGAACAGGACGATTATGGGCTTGTGATCATTGGAACACAGCACCAGACATTTTATGTTTGGCAAAAGGAATTGCAGGAGGAGTTCCAATGGGTGCAACTCTTGTAAGACCAGATATCTTAGCTTCAATGAGTAAAGGTGAGCACTCTTCAACTTTTGGAGGAAATCCAATATCATGTGCAGCAGGAGTTGCAGCACTCAAATCAATTACAGAAGACGGATTAATTGAAAATTCTGAAAAGATGGGAAAAATTTTCAGAGAGGGTCTAGAGAAATTAAAAGAAAATCACACAATGATTAGAGAGATTCGTGGTAAAGGACTCATGATTGGAGTTGAGATGAAGTTTGAGGTCCGAGACATTTTGATGGGATTAATCAGAGAAGGTGTTCTTATGCTATATTCAGGAAGAAATATCCTAAGAATTCTACCTCCACTAGTAATAACTGAAGAGGATGTAACAAAAGTTTTACATGCCCTAGATGTCATACTAACTGAAGAGGAGAAAAAGCGAAATGTACAAGGATAA
- the lysM gene encoding HTH-type transcriptional regulator LysM — MYKDNVDEKIIGYLKEDSRESFVDIGKKLKLSESAVRRRVKNLIGNGTIKKFTLELGEENATSAIVLVSVDSATDTSKVSLKLAKLEGVKTVYEITGQYDITTIMSASSIAEINNSIDALRKIPGVVDTNTVIILRKVV; from the coding sequence ATGTACAAGGATAACGTAGACGAGAAAATTATTGGATATCTCAAAGAAGATTCCAGGGAATCATTTGTAGATATTGGAAAGAAACTAAAGCTTTCTGAATCAGCAGTAAGAAGACGTGTAAAAAATCTCATAGGAAATGGAACTATCAAAAAATTTACTTTAGAATTAGGAGAAGAAAACGCAACTAGTGCAATTGTTTTGGTATCAGTTGATTCAGCTACTGACACATCAAAAGTTTCTCTAAAGCTTGCAAAGCTTGAAGGTGTAAAAACAGTTTATGAGATTACAGGACAATACGACATTACAACAATAATGAGTGCATCAAGTATTGCAGAGATTAACAACAGTATTGATGCATTAAGAAAAATTCCAGGTGTAGTTGACACCAATACTGTGATTATTCTAAGAAAAGTCGTCTAA
- a CDS encoding LeuA family protein, which translates to MKDPNHYANLYNAYEKNPKKIRVLDSTLREGEQHPGVSFTNKQRIQIAWMLDYFGVDQIEISPVVSNDHKEATKTIIKQGLKADIVSHGRALKEDIDVSLDCDAKWCAAYLGISDIHLKDKLRISREDAMERAVETVEYAKSHGLKIRFTVEDGSRAEPEFLLKVCKAIEEAGVDRISLPDTVGILRPIGMYNFVKKVRDSIDVPLDAHVHNDIGFAVANAFSACDAGVDQIHTTIDGIGERTGIPPLAEVAVALTYLYKSPNDFRLDMLLDLSRLIEEYTTIKPYDSKPIVGSSAYKHKAGTHLAAILRNPAAYEPIPPRAVGNRRRIVFGELAGKTGAAYLMSLLGLDKDDESAKAVAAGLKGLRMGDLIEIPLEDRLEKIINDK; encoded by the coding sequence ATGAAAGATCCGAATCACTATGCAAACTTGTACAACGCATATGAAAAGAATCCAAAGAAGATTAGAGTGTTAGACAGTACTCTTAGAGAAGGAGAACAACACCCAGGTGTTTCATTTACAAACAAACAAAGAATCCAAATTGCATGGATGTTAGATTATTTTGGCGTAGACCAAATTGAAATCTCACCAGTTGTATCAAATGATCATAAAGAAGCAACAAAGACAATCATTAAACAAGGACTAAAGGCAGACATTGTTTCCCATGGACGTGCACTCAAAGAGGACATTGATGTTTCATTAGATTGTGATGCAAAGTGGTGTGCAGCATATCTAGGTATTTCAGATATTCATCTTAAAGACAAACTTCGTATCTCAAGAGAAGATGCAATGGAAAGAGCTGTTGAGACAGTAGAGTATGCAAAATCTCATGGACTAAAGATTAGATTTACAGTAGAAGATGGAAGTAGAGCAGAACCAGAGTTCTTACTCAAAGTTTGCAAGGCAATTGAAGAAGCAGGTGTAGACAGAATCAGTTTGCCTGATACGGTTGGAATTTTGCGTCCTATTGGAATGTACAATTTTGTAAAGAAGGTAAGAGACTCTATTGATGTTCCACTAGATGCACACGTTCATAATGATATTGGCTTTGCAGTAGCTAATGCTTTTTCAGCTTGTGATGCAGGAGTTGATCAAATTCATACAACCATTGACGGTATTGGAGAAAGAACAGGAATTCCCCCACTTGCAGAAGTGGCAGTTGCATTGACATACTTGTACAAATCACCAAATGATTTCAGATTAGACATGTTACTAGATTTATCCAGATTAATTGAAGAGTATACTACAATCAAGCCTTATGACTCAAAACCAATAGTGGGTTCTTCAGCATACAAACACAAGGCTGGAACACACCTTGCAGCAATATTGAGAAATCCTGCAGCATACGAGCCTATTCCTCCTAGAGCAGTAGGAAACAGAAGAAGAATCGTGTTTGGAGAGTTGGCAGGAAAGACTGGAGCAGCTTATCTCATGTCATTGTTAGGATTAGACAAGGATGATGAAAGTGCAAAAGCAGTTGCAGCTGGATTGAAGGGTCTTAGAATGGGAGATTTAATTGAAATTCCGCTTGAAGACAGACTTGAAAAAATAATTAATGATAAATAG
- the lysW/argW gene encoding alpha-aminoadipate/glutamate carrier protein LysW — MSKCEECDADISIPSDALEGEIVTCPECGASFELAKGSDGFDLKPAQTVGEDWGQ, encoded by the coding sequence ATGTCAAAATGTGAAGAATGTGATGCAGATATTTCTATACCAAGTGATGCACTTGAAGGAGAAATTGTAACATGTCCGGAATGTGGCGCAAGTTTTGAATTAGCAAAAGGTTCAGACGGTTTCGATCTAAAGCCTGCCCAAACGGTTGGCGAGGATTGGGGACAGTGA
- the lysX gene encoding lysine biosynthesis protein LysX produces the protein MSPDVTILYDTIRWEEKGLLEAGKKKNINIQMVDCKKLAVDLEKKPEDYGVVIQRCVSYYRNLHSTAALEGLGVKVINCLNTGIFAGNKLFTHMLLKKAGVPTPDATVAFSKDAALEALDTQGYPKVIKPTVGSWGRLISKLNDKDSAEGVIESRENMYPIYQVHYLEEFVKRPPRDIRAIMVGDKIVAAIYRNSKHWKTNMALGGVAEPCEVTQEMEEMCIKAKHAVQGDIVGVDLMESEEKGLVVHEVNNTTEYKNTVRVCEVDIPSLMLDYALKIEK, from the coding sequence GTGAGTCCTGACGTTACTATTCTTTATGATACCATCCGTTGGGAAGAAAAAGGCCTCTTAGAAGCAGGTAAGAAAAAAAACATCAACATCCAGATGGTTGATTGTAAGAAGTTAGCAGTAGATTTAGAAAAAAAACCTGAAGATTATGGTGTAGTTATACAAAGATGTGTAAGTTATTACAGAAACTTGCATTCAACTGCAGCTCTTGAAGGTTTGGGAGTCAAAGTAATCAACTGTCTTAACACTGGAATCTTTGCAGGAAACAAGTTATTCACACACATGCTACTAAAGAAAGCTGGAGTTCCAACGCCAGATGCAACAGTTGCTTTCTCAAAAGATGCAGCCCTTGAAGCATTGGATACGCAAGGATATCCCAAAGTAATCAAACCAACAGTTGGAAGCTGGGGCAGACTAATCTCAAAATTAAATGATAAAGATTCTGCTGAGGGGGTTATTGAAAGCAGAGAGAACATGTATCCAATTTATCAAGTTCATTATCTAGAAGAATTTGTAAAAAGACCACCCAGAGACATTAGAGCAATTATGGTAGGAGACAAAATTGTTGCAGCCATATACCGCAACTCCAAGCATTGGAAAACAAACATGGCTCTTGGAGGAGTTGCAGAACCATGCGAAGTAACACAAGAAATGGAAGAAATGTGTATTAAGGCAAAACATGCAGTTCAAGGGGATATTGTAGGAGTAGATTTGATGGAAAGCGAAGAGAAAGGATTAGTGGTTCACGAAGTAAATAATACAACAGAATACAAGAACACTGTTAGAGTATGCGAAGTAGACATTCCTTCGTTAATGCTTGATTATGCACTAAAGATAGAGAAGTAA
- a CDS encoding M20/M25/M40 family metallo-hydrolase, whose protein sequence is MDTHFTVTPRFATKMLEKALRLYTPSLSEKPMAEFLADKCDDLGFEDIQIDEVGNVIAKKGSGTPKIMLCGHMDVVPGKVKVRKEGDSLYGRGASDAKAPLMAMLFAAASIQNNNGTIIFVGAVDEEGNATGIKNLVKKEMGVDYAVFGEPSGIKQVTIAYKGRLAINLKVTVEDSSHASAPWLSKNAILESMIFARELKEKLEENQEDRTKGMLLTATMTEVKGGTSHNVTPKECETTFDIRIPVDMNCKSVEQKIANLVKEISKKREVEAFYSILDETEPFEAAHNSPLVRAFTLGVMDVEHTRPKLIRKTGTGDMNVLGTQWSIPVVTYGPGDPHEAHTIDEKVSIDEYLRGIEILKKMLQHLKRLHDRKMQ, encoded by the coding sequence TTGGACACTCATTTTACAGTAACACCAAGATTTGCAACAAAAATGCTTGAAAAAGCATTACGATTGTACACACCATCTCTTAGTGAAAAACCAATGGCAGAGTTTCTTGCAGACAAGTGTGATGATTTAGGATTTGAAGATATACAAATTGATGAAGTTGGTAATGTAATTGCCAAAAAAGGTTCAGGTACTCCAAAAATTATGTTATGTGGACACATGGATGTTGTTCCAGGAAAAGTAAAGGTAAGAAAAGAAGGAGATTCACTTTATGGCAGAGGAGCGTCTGACGCAAAAGCACCATTAATGGCAATGCTGTTTGCTGCAGCATCAATACAAAACAATAATGGAACAATAATCTTTGTTGGCGCAGTCGATGAAGAAGGAAATGCAACGGGTATAAAGAACCTAGTCAAAAAAGAGATGGGTGTAGATTATGCTGTTTTTGGAGAACCAAGTGGAATCAAACAAGTTACAATTGCATACAAAGGACGTTTAGCAATAAATCTCAAGGTTACTGTAGAAGATAGTTCACATGCTAGCGCACCATGGCTTTCAAAAAATGCAATTTTAGAATCAATGATCTTTGCAAGAGAACTAAAAGAGAAACTAGAAGAAAACCAAGAGGACAGGACAAAGGGAATGTTGCTTACTGCAACCATGACCGAAGTAAAAGGTGGAACTAGTCATAATGTTACACCAAAAGAATGTGAGACCACATTTGATATTAGAATTCCAGTTGATATGAACTGCAAATCCGTTGAGCAAAAAATTGCAAATCTAGTCAAGGAGATTTCAAAAAAACGAGAGGTAGAGGCGTTTTACTCAATTCTTGATGAAACAGAGCCATTTGAGGCTGCACATAACTCCCCACTAGTGCGTGCGTTCACGCTTGGAGTTATGGATGTAGAGCATACTAGGCCAAAATTAATCAGAAAAACAGGTACTGGAGACATGAATGTACTAGGAACTCAATGGAGTATTCCAGTTGTAACATATGGTCCAGGGGATCCTCATGAAGCTCACACCATTGATGAAAAGGTCTCAATTGATGAATATCTTAGAGGAATAGAAATTCTCAAGAAGATGTTACAGCACTTAAAAAGACTTCACGATAGAAAGATGCAGTAA
- the dph5 gene encoding diphthine synthase encodes MLWFVGLGISGFKSIPNEAIDVLAKADIVYLEQFTSPIGKSDLTKIKNATKGEFRPAKRWLVEDGNEILENAKKKKVVLLSYGDPYIATTHIELRERAIKEKIKTYSIHASSSLTSMIGECGLHFYKVGRIATIMSEMKSLTTPYYVIYKNVIEGNHTVLLLEFNQDKDFFLDPKDALNELLETEKGQRRKVISPSTFAIVASRIGFKDQEIVSGKISSLKKRDFGKPPHTVIIPGRLHFTESDALKVLGECIDEPFDNSEKTRKISVQMIEKYVPMVREALEEVQPYYKDQKEFQVILENAELYVKDAEKFLEDGQDEVAILSIGYADGLVDALRLAKGLDPKM; translated from the coding sequence ATGCTCTGGTTTGTAGGTTTAGGAATTTCAGGATTCAAATCAATTCCCAATGAGGCAATTGATGTTTTAGCAAAAGCTGACATTGTATATCTTGAGCAATTCACAAGTCCAATTGGTAAATCAGATCTAACTAAAATCAAAAATGCAACAAAGGGGGAATTTAGACCTGCAAAAAGATGGTTAGTAGAAGATGGAAATGAGATTTTAGAGAATGCAAAGAAAAAGAAAGTTGTCTTGTTATCTTATGGAGATCCATACATTGCTACAACACATATTGAATTACGAGAAAGAGCAATAAAAGAAAAAATCAAAACATATTCCATTCATGCATCTTCATCATTAACCTCAATGATCGGAGAGTGCGGTCTACACTTTTACAAAGTTGGAAGAATTGCAACAATAATGAGTGAAATGAAATCACTTACAACACCATACTATGTCATTTACAAAAATGTCATAGAAGGGAATCACACTGTACTACTTTTGGAGTTTAATCAAGACAAAGACTTTTTCTTAGATCCTAAAGATGCATTAAACGAATTATTAGAAACTGAAAAAGGACAAAGAAGAAAGGTGATTAGCCCATCAACTTTTGCAATAGTTGCATCAAGAATTGGATTCAAAGACCAAGAGATAGTTTCAGGTAAAATTTCTAGCCTAAAAAAGAGAGATTTTGGAAAACCACCACACACAGTGATAATTCCAGGAAGATTACACTTTACAGAATCAGATGCGCTCAAAGTTTTGGGAGAATGTATTGATGAACCATTTGACAATTCAGAAAAAACAAGGAAAATTTCAGTACAAATGATTGAAAAGTATGTTCCAATGGTAAGAGAAGCACTTGAAGAAGTACAGCCATACTACAAGGATCAAAAAGAGTTCCAAGTAATTTTAGAAAATGCAGAATTGTATGTCAAAGATGCAGAGAAATTTTTGGAAGATGGTCAAGATGAGGTTGCAATCCTGAGTATTGGTTATGCAGATGGATTGGTAGATGCATTAAGGTTAGCAAAAGGCCTGGATCCCAAAATGTAG
- a CDS encoding adenylyltransferase/cytidyltransferase family protein codes for MLEQSQRTILSTIYVCQIEGTNPIEKIKRKTAFSDDQINSKIEELIKKQLVNEDKKTLTESGRDSLKVVLAGGVFDIIHPGHIHTLNAAKELGDALVVVVATDNTAVKMKKRRPLHSQEQRQELVNSLSMVDLCLIGQEDDIFKTVNNVRPQIIALGYDQAHQEKFITEGCKKINLDAKVARLQSPIPDSSSSKIEKEYGESIHGI; via the coding sequence ATGTTGGAACAAAGTCAAAGAACAATTCTTTCTACAATTTACGTATGCCAGATAGAGGGTACTAATCCAATTGAGAAAATCAAAAGAAAAACTGCATTTTCAGATGATCAAATCAATTCAAAGATTGAAGAGTTGATAAAAAAACAACTTGTCAATGAAGACAAAAAAACACTAACAGAATCAGGGCGAGACTCGTTGAAAGTAGTTTTGGCTGGAGGTGTTTTTGATATTATTCATCCAGGACACATCCACACCCTTAATGCTGCAAAAGAGCTAGGAGATGCTCTTGTGGTAGTTGTTGCAACAGACAATACAGCAGTAAAAATGAAAAAAAGAAGACCATTACATTCTCAAGAACAAAGACAAGAGTTGGTAAATTCACTATCTATGGTAGACCTTTGTCTAATTGGACAAGAAGATGATATTTTCAAGACAGTAAACAATGTCAGACCACAAATAATCGCATTAGGATATGACCAAGCTCATCAAGAGAAGTTCATTACAGAGGGATGCAAAAAAATCAATCTTGATGCAAAGGTTGCAAGATTGCAATCCCCAATTCCAGATAGTTCTAGCTCAAAAATTGAGAAAGAATACGGCGAATCAATCCATGGGATTTGA
- a CDS encoding sensor histidine kinase → MKIATKLILTYFLISALVIVLGIISLYQFSQLSEPISNEIPLQISELNTKSDLDAHAQLIRYYDEVLTQSARNYAFTLDTKWNQRYFDTVPLLDDVINYSIEYGDEKEKQFFQNVHLANTALIEMETKAILFADEGNPEQAIAILESNEYWTQKTIYEQGLRDYVYSRGLDYDEALISSSLTLEQVTNDTEDILNFGTSIVLVFVICAITVSVFLGFLIPKLITKPIKKLQNATEQIIQGNFDIKTARNSQDDLGQLSRNFQNMIETLKDTTNVKEQLTIQQNLRKALEESSIVSIIDKNGKITYVNDKFCQVSKYTKNELIGKRQDILRSRKIHPPGFYKDLWTTISSGKIWHGEICNTAKDGTLFWNDTTVIPFLDKNGQILEYVSIRNNITEQKNLTDRLVRAERFSAIGELSARISHDIRNPLAIIKSEFELLKLQKQIDENDFRRIDTSINRITHQLDDVLEYLRDTPLVYSKFNLTELVTEVIDTLQIPSNVKITIKDDEIFMIGDKDKINIILVNLIFNSIQALEDGGDIDIILSKTNSEIVIQIRDSGIGITIKPIEAIFDPLTTSKQKGTGLGLASVKNLVEQHGGMISVKNNPTTFTIKIPQKEDKSE, encoded by the coding sequence ATGAAAATTGCTACTAAACTAATTTTAACTTATTTTCTAATAAGTGCGCTTGTTATTGTTTTAGGTATAATTTCTCTTTACCAGTTTTCACAGTTGTCAGAACCAATTTCTAATGAAATTCCATTACAAATAAGTGAACTTAATACAAAATCAGATCTTGATGCACATGCTCAATTAATTCGATATTATGATGAGGTACTAACACAGTCAGCCAGAAATTATGCTTTTACTTTGGATACAAAATGGAACCAAAGATATTTTGATACAGTTCCATTACTTGATGATGTCATAAATTATTCAATTGAATATGGAGACGAAAAAGAAAAACAGTTTTTTCAAAATGTTCATTTAGCCAATACTGCATTAATTGAAATGGAAACCAAAGCCATTCTTTTTGCTGACGAAGGTAATCCTGAACAAGCAATTGCAATACTAGAAAGTAATGAATATTGGACTCAAAAGACAATTTATGAACAAGGATTAAGAGATTATGTATACTCTCGTGGATTAGATTATGATGAAGCTTTAATCTCATCTTCTCTAACTTTAGAACAAGTTACTAATGATACTGAAGACATTCTAAATTTTGGAACTAGTATTGTACTAGTGTTTGTTATATGCGCAATTACCGTTTCTGTATTTTTAGGATTTCTTATACCCAAACTCATTACAAAACCTATTAAAAAACTTCAAAATGCTACTGAACAAATTATTCAAGGAAATTTTGATATTAAAACTGCAAGAAATTCTCAGGATGATTTAGGTCAACTATCAAGAAATTTTCAAAATATGATTGAAACCCTGAAAGACACAACTAATGTAAAAGAACAGCTTACCATACAACAAAATCTTAGAAAAGCACTTGAAGAATCCTCTATAGTGAGTATAATTGATAAAAATGGAAAAATCACTTATGTTAACGATAAATTTTGCCAAGTCTCAAAATACACAAAAAATGAACTCATAGGCAAACGTCAAGATATTTTGAGATCTAGAAAAATCCATCCTCCTGGATTCTATAAAGATTTGTGGACCACGATTTCGAGTGGAAAAATTTGGCATGGTGAAATTTGTAATACTGCTAAAGATGGAACTTTGTTTTGGAATGATACTACGGTTATTCCATTCTTAGATAAGAATGGACAAATTTTAGAATATGTTTCAATTAGAAATAATATTACTGAACAAAAAAATCTCACAGATAGATTGGTTCGTGCAGAAAGATTCAGTGCTATCGGTGAATTATCTGCTAGAATTTCACATGATATTCGAAATCCTCTGGCAATAATAAAAAGTGAATTTGAATTATTGAAACTTCAAAAACAAATTGATGAAAATGATTTTCGTAGAATTGATACCTCTATCAATCGAATAACACATCAACTAGATGACGTTTTAGAATATTTGCGTGATACACCTCTAGTTTACTCCAAATTCAACCTTACTGAACTTGTAACTGAAGTAATTGACACTTTGCAAATTCCTTCCAATGTAAAAATCACCATCAAAGACGATGAAATTTTTATGATAGGGGATAAAGATAAAATAAATATCATTTTAGTTAATTTGATTTTTAATTCTATTCAAGCACTTGAAGATGGAGGAGACATTGACATCATTTTATCTAAAACTAATTCTGAGATTGTTATTCAAATACGAGATTCAGGTATTGGTATCACTATAAAACCAATAGAAGCAATATTTGATCCGTTAACTACATCAAAACAAAAAGGAACAGGATTAGGACTTGCTAGCGTAAAAAATCTTGTAGAGCAACACGGTGGTATGATATCTGTTAAAAATAACCCTACAACTTTTACGATAAAGATTCCGCAAAAAGAGGATAAATCTGAATAA
- a CDS encoding universal stress protein, producing MIKQITVAIITPTHDKKSFDLGLELAKKLGCSLSVIECFYQKPPTFHFFETKTDKIALQKRKEQIKNELSKWEKAAAKQNVQIKTKFALTDSIAHWVIDYVTENKVDLLIVDYPKLSMTESTLYDDIINTIHHKAKCHVLTTKQ from the coding sequence TTGATTAAACAAATTACGGTAGCTATAATCACTCCAACCCATGACAAAAAGTCTTTTGATCTTGGATTGGAATTGGCAAAGAAACTGGGATGCTCTCTTTCTGTGATAGAGTGTTTTTATCAAAAACCTCCAACGTTTCATTTCTTTGAGACAAAGACTGACAAAATTGCCTTGCAAAAAAGAAAAGAACAAATCAAAAATGAACTTTCCAAATGGGAAAAGGCTGCAGCAAAGCAAAATGTACAAATCAAGACTAAATTTGCATTAACTGACTCTATAGCCCATTGGGTAATTGACTATGTGACTGAGAATAAGGTTGATTTGCTCATAGTTGATTATCCAAAACTATCCATGACTGAATCTACGCTTTATGATGACATTATCAACACCATTCATCACAAAGCAAAATGTCATGTTTTGACAACCAAGCAATAG
- a CDS encoding DUF120 domain-containing protein, with protein sequence MPELKIQHILTLSYLLSKGAKHNYVSITTSSLGKSIKKSQQAASKHLLELEQNQFIDRIMSGRNVSVKITPKGFSEMVKLSTTLQKSLNSFPSHVELKGTLVSGMGEGAYYMGLKGYTKQFKSKIGYVPFPGTLNVRLDKKIHQEAVKQFETLDGIKIKSFSDGKRTYGWVKCFPAKLNNSINCDMILLERTHHDNSVVELISKTCMRKTGKLKDGSKITIKIPISS encoded by the coding sequence ATGCCTGAACTAAAAATTCAGCACATCCTAACTTTATCTTATCTTCTCTCAAAAGGTGCTAAACACAACTATGTTTCAATAACAACCTCTTCATTGGGAAAGAGCATAAAAAAATCACAACAAGCAGCATCAAAACATCTGCTGGAACTAGAACAAAATCAATTCATTGATAGAATTATGAGTGGACGAAATGTTTCAGTAAAGATTACTCCAAAGGGATTTTCTGAAATGGTAAAACTTTCTACAACTCTACAAAAGAGTTTGAACTCATTTCCATCACATGTTGAACTAAAGGGAACTTTGGTTTCTGGAATGGGAGAAGGCGCATATTACATGGGGCTAAAAGGATATACCAAGCAATTCAAATCAAAAATTGGCTATGTTCCATTTCCTGGAACTCTTAACGTGCGATTAGACAAAAAAATCCACCAAGAAGCAGTCAAACAATTTGAAACTCTAGATGGGATCAAAATTAAGAGCTTTTCAGATGGAAAGCGAACTTATGGTTGGGTCAAGTGCTTTCCTGCAAAACTAAACAATTCAATTAATTGTGATATGATTCTTCTTGAGCGCACTCATCATGATAATTCTGTTGTAGAATTAATTTCAAAAACCTGTATGAGAAAGACTGGAAAACTAAAGGATGGCTCTAAAATAACCATCAAGATACCAATTTCATCTTAA